From Aspergillus chevalieri M1 DNA, chromosome 4, nearly complete sequence, a single genomic window includes:
- the DCP2 gene encoding decapping enzyme complex catalytic subunit DCP2 (COG:A;~EggNog:ENOG410PJA5;~InterPro:IPR007722,IPR036189,IPR020084,IPR000086, IPR015797,IPR044099;~PFAM:PF05026,PF00293;~go_function: GO:0003723 - RNA binding [Evidence IEA];~go_function: GO:0016787 - hydrolase activity [Evidence IEA];~go_function: GO:0030145 - manganese ion binding [Evidence IEA];~go_function: GO:0050072 - m7G(5')pppN diphosphatase activity [Evidence IEA];~go_process: GO:0000184 - nuclear-transcribed mRNA catabolic process, nonsense-mediated decay [Evidence IEA];~go_process: GO:0000290 - deadenylation-dependent decapping of nuclear-transcribed mRNA [Evidence IEA]) encodes MQLEDWLDDLCVRFIINLPHEELESVERICFQVEEAQWFYEDFIRPLDPALPSLSLKAFALRIFQHCPLMSQWSHYHHITAFSEFLAYKTRVPVRGAIMLNEEMDEVVLVKGWKKGANWSFPRGKINKDEKDLDCAIREVYEETGFDVGEAGLVKDEKDVKFIEITMREQHMRLYVFRGVPRDAYFEPRTRKEISKIEWYKLSELPTLKKSKQHDQGFAVANANKFYMVAPFMHPLKKWIAHQKKIDAKNQVGHRAAELMDEAAQIASTITPVQAPVEMAAPSDLPKVAPSGDASAHLKRLLNINNVPSQFSVQPSQEPAADPKSNALLELLRGGSSEEPAMHTPMNEQTVPLEALSQRFPLPDVFPDLPRQTQYAEQSTSLPQTLPPLLSGMVPPRLQHAVNVPSANQPMSQRPLDRQFPPTTHMGPSTGFQDFPPFSAPQPLVPSYREEPMHNIPPQRPAAAPYQKTGDPQFSQQGQPPQIKGASVPPASKLPPPKLTSHSLALLNVFKNETPKTPQASSATMAPGAGQDSVQARKPSQHQDQLLSLLRGSPAPVTSAPVPVELAADSTPPARKKILQRPNQRSPNAGKGFNSEGQTSATVSGPLNMPHFEGIAKPAARRMQNGTNRKAHKDRQPQTHPLSPPITILARPQSAKGDQSSTPPPGSWTLSQSRTSKTKQAEPQKPFQPQILRRSEKTGSETDIPLRPKTAHEPDQREQGMEPPVHVDRRPSQTAAQRDALLSLFGKKSDASGSPSPGPVHIQTSAAKPSSSSAISPLSPSIAPSVGAPVSGRGTPAENGLETPASHRVSSPDNKAFLLGFLEGVAKGNK; translated from the exons ATGCAGTTAGAAGACT GGCTAGATGACCTGTGTGTCCGTTTCATTATAAACCTGCCTCATGAGGAGCTCGAGTCTGTCGAACGGATATGTTTTCAGGTGGAGGAAGCGCAATGGTTTTACGAAGACTTCATCCGGCCGCTAGATCCAGCCCTCCCCTCCCTGTCTCTCAAAGCCTTCGCTCTCCGAATCTTCCAACATTGTCCGCTTATGTCACAATGGTCCCACTACCATCATATCACGGCcttttcggagttcttggcCTACAAGACTCGTGTTCCTGTCCGAGGAGCGATCATGCTGAACGAAGAAATGGATGAGGTCGTTTTGGTCAAGGGTTGGAAGAAAGGCGCCAACTGGAGTTTCCCCAGAGGTAAAATTAacaaggatgagaaggatcTAGATTGTGCTATTCGAGAAGTCTACGAGGAGACTGGGTTCGATGTGGGGGAGGCTGGGCTGGTCAAAGACGAGAAGGATGTCAAGTTCATCGAGATCACCATGCGAGAACAGCACATGAGGCTGTATGTATTCCGTGGAGTGCCTCGCGACGCTTACTTTGAGCCTCGGACCAGGAAAGAAATTAGCAAGATCGAGTGGTATAAGCTGTCGGAACTGCCCAcgctgaagaagagcaagcaACATGATCAGGGATTTGCGGTTGCTAATGCAAATAAATTCTACATGGTTGCGCCTTTCATGCACCCGCTCAAGAAATGGATTGCGCACCAGAAGAAGATTGACGCAAAGAATCAAGTCGGACACAGAGCAGCAGAGCTGATGGACGAAGCTGCCCAGATCGCCAGCACCATCACTCCCGTACAGGCGCCCGTCGAAATGGCTGCGCCAAGTGATTTGCCCAAAGTTGCACCTTCTGGAGATGCGTCCGCTCATCTCAAGCGTCTCTTGAATATAAACAATGTGCCCTCTCAATTCTCTGTTCAGCCATCACAGGAACCTGCAGCTGATCCCAAGTCCAATGCTTTGCTGGAACTTTTGAGGGGTGGCTCTTCTGAAGAGCCTGCTATGCACACCCCAATGAACGAGCAAACTGTTCCTCTGGAAGCACTATCTCAGCGTTTCCCGCTTCCGGACGTCTTTCCTGACCTTCCCCGACAGACACAATATGCTGAGCAATCTACATCTTTACCGCAGACTCTGCCGCCGCTGTTATCCGGGATGGTACCGCCTCGTCTACAGCATGCTGTGAATGTGCCATCCGCCAATCAACCCATGTCCCAGCGTCCGCTGGACCGTCAGTTCCCACCTACGACTCATATGGGCCCTTCAACTGGATTCCAGGACTTTCCGCCTTTCTCTGCGCCACAACCCCTTGTACCGTCGTATAGAGAGGAACCTATGCACAATATTCCTCCCCAAAGACCAGCAGCTGCTCCGTACCAGAAAACCGGTGATCCTCAATTCTCGCAGCAAGGTCAGCCTCCTCAGATTAAGGGCGCATCTGTACCACCGGCAAGCAAGTTGCCGCCACCAAAGCTCACCAGCCATTCCTTGGCGTTGCTGAACGTATTCAAAAACGAAACTCCCAAGACTCCCCAAGCCTCAAGCGCAACCATGGCTCCAGGAGCCGGACAGGACTCAGTTCAGGCACGCAAGCCGTCGCAACACCAAGACCAATTGCTGAGTTTGTTGAGGGGCTCTCCAGCTCCTGTTACTTCCGCGCCGGTGCCGGTAGAACTGGCCGCTGATTCGACACCACCAGCTAGAAAAAAAATCCTTCAGCGACCTAACCAGCGTTCCCCTAATGCTGGCAAGGGTTTCAACAGTGAAGGCCAGACCTCAGCCACTGTATCAGGGCCTTTGAATATGCCACACTTTGAGGGAATTGCGAAACCAGCGGCCCGGAGAATGCAGAACGGAACAAACCGGAAGGCTCACAAGGACCGGCAGCCGCAAACacatcctctttctccccCGATCACTATATTAGCCAGGCCGCAAAGCGCAAAGGGAGACCAGTCCTCAACGCCGCCCCCGGGATCGTGGACACTTTCCCAGTCTCGTACTAGCAAGACAAAACAAGCCGAACCACAGAAGCCATTCCAACCGCAAATTTTGCGTCGTTCCGAAAAAACCGGAAGCGAAACTGATATACCCCTGCGGCCTAAAACTGCTCATGAACCTGACCAACGCGAGCAAGGGATGGAGCCTCCAGTCCATGTCGACCGTCGCCCGAGCCAGACGGCTGCGCAGCGGGATGCGCTTTTGTCTCTTTTTGGAAAGAAGTCGGATGCTTCGGGCAGTCCGTCACCGGGCCCGGTTCATATCCAAACTTCGGCCGCAAAGCCATCTAGCTCTTCTGCCATTAGCCCGCTCTCGCCCAGCATTGCTCCCAGTGTTGGGGCACCTGTCTCTGGGCGTGGGACGCCCGCGGAGAATGGTCTGGAGACGCCAGCTTCTCATCGTGTTTCTTCGCCGGATAACAAAGCATTTTTGCTTGGGTTTCTGGAAGGAGTTGCAAAGGGAAACAAATGA
- the CAF17 gene encoding YgfZ/GcvT domain-containing protein (BUSCO:EOG092620V3;~COG:E;~EggNog:ENOG410PKK6;~InterPro:IPR017703,IPR027266;~go_function: GO:0005515 - protein binding [Evidence IEA]) gives MMRPGISTHSICARCLSRGRFFSTTPQPHEQLPPSPPRAGYTRLTNRGLISLSGVDSTTFLQGLITQNMLVTNDPNRSPRHTGSYTAFLNSQGRILNDAFIYPLPKTDSEAASTDEPAWLIEVDKNEVPILLKHLKKHKLRAKLKLRGLEDGERTIWSAWKDHAEPRWAAYNLEADASSPFSPSSPIAGCIDTRAPGFGSRIVTPGAEDLRTHLPDESQVTGAEVSLDSYIVRRMLHGVAEGQNEILRESALPMESNMDMSRGIDFRKGCYVGQELTIRTHHTGVVRKRIVPVQLYTDDQSTVASIDVPVYDPSTSIPQPPRESNLSKAGARRGRSAGKFLNGIGNIGLALCRLEMMTDITLTGEGTQYSPEQEFKISWTGEEEGASGAGEVKVKALVPSWTREFIYSGLKNQNARRNEDDGSRAKRLVEQLEEEEEEYDRRND, from the coding sequence ATGATGCGTCCTGGCATTTCTACACACTCAATATGCGCTCGCTGCTTAAGCCGTGGTCGATTTTTTTCGACAACCCCCCAACCGCACGAACAGCTTCCGCCGTCGCCGCCGCGGGCAGGCTATACTCGACTCACGAACCGGGGACTGATCTCCCTTAGCGGGGTGGATAGCACAACATTCCTCCAGGGTCTTATTACCCAAAACATGCTGGTTACGAATGACCCGAACCGCTCGCCTCGTCACACGGGATCCTACACTGCGTTTCTCAATTCCCAAGGGCGAATCCTGAACGACGCTTTCATTTACCCGTTGCCGAAAACCGATAGCGAGGCTGCTTCCACCGACGAACCGGCGTGGTTGATTGAGGTGGATAAGAATGAGGTGCCGATACTTTTGAAGCATCTCAAAAAACATAAATTACGGGCGAAGTTGAAGTTGCGGGGTTTGGAGGACGGCGAACGTACGATTTGGTCGGCTTGGAAGGACCATGCGGAGCCTCGGTGGGCGGCATATAATCTTGAGGCTGATGCGTCCTCGCCGTTTTCTCCGTCATCGCCTATTGCGGGCTGTATCGATACAAGAGCTCCAGGCTTTGGTTCCCGGATTGTGACGCCGGGTGCGGAAGATCTACGGACTCATCTCCCTGATGAGTCTCAGGTTACGGGGGCCGAAGTGAGTCTCGACAGCTACATCGTGCGCCGGATGCTGCACGGGGTAGCCGAAGGACAAAACGAGATCCTCCGGGAGTCTGCTCTCCCCATGGAAAGCAATATGGATATGTCGCGCGGAATCGACTTCCGCAAGGGCTGTTATGTCGGTCAGGAGCTTACCATTCGTACTCACCACACAGGTGTTGTGCGAAAGCGCATAGTGCCCGTCCAACTGTATACGGATGATCAGAGTACCGTGGCGTCTATCGATGTCCCCGTGTATGATCCGTCGACATCGATCCCTCAGCCACCGCGTGAATCGAACCTATCCAAGGCGGGTGCGCGCAGAGGTCGCAGTGCAGGAAAGTTCCTGAACGGTATTGGAAACATTGGTCTTGCGCTGTGTCGGTTGGAGATGATGACCGATATCACTCTCACTGGCGAGGGCACGCAATACAGCCCGGAACAGGAATTCAAGATCTCGTGGACCGGTGAGGAAGAAGGTGCTTCTGGCGCGGGTGAAGTCAAGGTCAAGGCCCTCGTACCGTCATGGACGAGGGAATTCATTTACTCTGGATTGAAGAATCAAAATGCCCGTAGAAATGAAGATGATGGTTCCAGGGCAAAGCGCCTGGTGGAGCAgttggaggaagaagaggaggaataTGACCGTCGAAACGATTAG
- a CDS encoding putative cell cycle control protein (Cwf23) (COG:O;~EggNog:ENOG410QE0U;~InterPro:IPR000504,IPR035979,IPR001623,IPR036869, IPR012677,IPR018253;~PFAM:PF00226;~TransMembrane:1 (o258-276i);~go_function: GO:0003676 - nucleic acid binding [Evidence IEA]): MASNDDLKAHAASNQDFYALLGVSPAAAEPEIRRAYRRAALKYHPDKIANPTPADIDKFHILQIGYDVLSDPSVRQLYDNAREARERKQKEREMMGAAKRKMREDLEARERAGAAAMGAGAQRGVKRSWDMDGGDAEEKLQAEIERIAEDGRRRRREAEDRLKKELEEEEKLVQQEEEEARRAADRSSQRVDRSQEGGTNVPELERAVKVRWFREGRGLELDKDHLSSLFSPFGTIESVAMLKDKRQRIGDKREKKTVATGVVVFASIVSAHAAVLDSEKRRRQSAEQADSEWAIMDSVTWASGAQPDLGMAAETRPASPPSAQEKKPTSTKPSFNFPGAKAAMSDGATKKPGKPSFASFGSAAAAANVSKPASLEEAKASNTPSMEELTFMRLKNAQREKERKALEEQLRKEDEAEDAAEAAAGKA; encoded by the coding sequence ATGGCCTCGAACGACGACCTCAAGGCGCACGCCGCCTCAAATCAAGACTTCTACGCCCTCCTCGGCGTCTCCCCCGCGGCCGCGGAGCCCGAAATCCGCCGCGCCTACCGACGCGCCGCGCTGAAATACCACCCCGATAAAATCGCGAACCCGACCCCCGCAGACATTGACAAGTTCCACATCCTCCAAATTGGATACGATGTCCTTTCCGATCCGTCGGTACGACAGTTGTATGATAATGCGCGGGAGGCGAGGGAGCGGAAACAGAAGGAGCGGGAGATGATGGGGGcggcgaagaggaagatgagggaAGATTTGGAAGCGAGGGAGAGGGCTGGGGCTGCTGCTATGGGGGCTGGTGCGCAGAGGGGGGTGAAGAGGTCATGGGATATGGATGGTGGGGATGCGGAAGAGAAGTTACAGGCAGAGATTGAGCGGATAGCTGAGGATGGGCGGAGGCGACGGCGCGAGGCTGAAGATCGTCTGAAGAAGGAgcttgaggaggaagaaaaactTGTACaacaagaggaagaagaagcgcgaCGGGCTGCGGATAGGAGCAGCCAGCGGGTTGACCGCTCGCAGGAAGGGGGCACTAACGTCCCTGAACTCGAACGTGCAGTTAAAGTACGATGGTTCCGCGAGGGTCGCGGGTTGGAATTGGACAAGGACCATCTGTCTTCATTGTTCTCCCCGTTTGGCACGATCGAGAGCGTCGCAATGCTCAAAGACAAGCGACAACGAATCGGAGACAAGCGCGAGAAGAAGACCGTGGCTACAGGAGTCGTCGTTTTCGCCTCCATCGTCAGCGCCCACGCAGCCGTCTTGGACAGCGAGAAAAGAAGACGTCAGAGCGCGGAACAGGCAGACAGTGAGTGGGCTATCATGGACTCAGTCACCTGGGCATCAGGCGCGCAGCCGGATTTGGGAATGGCAGCAGAAACACGCCCTGCTTCTCCGCCATCAGCACAAGAGAAAAAGCCCACATCAACAAAACCTTCCTTCAATTTCCCCGGGGCAAAAGCAGCCATGTCAGATGGTGCTACCAAAAAGCCAGGAAAGCCTTCTTTCGCCTCATTTGGttctgctgccgctgctgcgaATGTATCAAAGCCGGCTTCTCTTGAGGAGGCCAAGGCATCGAATACACCGAGCATGGAGGAGTTGACATTTATGCGGTTAAAGAATGCGCAGCGTGAAAAGGAGCGAAAAGCTCTCGAAGAGCAGCTTCGGAAGGAAGACGAAGCCGAGGATGCTGCGGAAGCTGCCGCTGGTAAAGCATAG
- a CDS encoding uncharacterized protein (COG:S;~EggNog:ENOG410PS0R): MADLTHQSNGSLPSPAQLALAMAIVKHKPADLSIRDYILQIRSYIMTAKDPDFNPVSSQPGKFFDSVSFWQQAYEQSEAEQSKLLDRIFELEQRNTALLAKTQKGDVGKEEQLPESSKRKANPKNADATATARKRAKTQMPSQGGIGSLGVQGALSSVFDRMKYVEEFTAPFMRHFYTLQTTLQKRPNRSNVVQAAINLSKAAADALVNSVQEKNISAGRSKTTTLQHKDPEVISMVSGVESALPMLYQALGKVSTLEEKTFDAGLVTYHIVCLYETAMKMLGQHCKDRSAQLLATTTNGKLAKKQNARSKRAQRKTDDEVAGQITRLLGTMILLLDLTRAEHQNILEGALFILLNRVGRFLCLFVFKELQLRPDLRVDPAQLPLPQGLKDVSLNEQSICAAKMESKHLIWVLERALAHLETSTSSPSSREFTSKIKGRLQSTLLQAMYGTDDECFQEALRRSVAPDILEFDRLRSCAQVPEQTVADWFTQEVWRLVGWELVVKKEQET; this comes from the exons ATGGCTGACCTCACACACCAGAGCAATGGCTCTCTTCCATCCCCAGCCCAGCTGGCTCTCGCCATGGCCATCGTCAAGCACAAGCCAGCAGACCTATCCATCAGAG ACTACATTCTACAGATTCGCTCGTATATCATGACTGCCAAAGACCCAGATTTCAACCCCGTCAGCTCCCAACCAGGCAAATTCTTCGACAGCGTCTCCTTCTGGCAACAAGCGTACGAACAATCCGAAGCCGAACAGAGCAAACTGCTCGACCGCATTTTCGAACTAGAACAGCGCAATACGGCTCTCCTAGCTAAGACACAGAAAGGAGACGTCGGAAAGGAAGAGCAGCTGCCCGAGTCTTCTAAGAGGAAGGCGAACCCTAAGAACGCTGATGCTACGGCTACGGCACGGAAACGAGCCAAGACACAAATGCCTTCGCAGGGTGGTATTGGTTCGCTAGGTGTACAGGGAGCACTGAGTAGTGTTTTTGATCGGATGAAGTATGTGGAAGAGT TCACAGCACCATTCATGAGACACTTCTATACGCTCCAGACGACGTTACAGAAACGACCCAATCGCTCGAATGTTGTCCAAGCTGCCATCAATCTGTCAAAAGCAGCAGCGGATGCTCTCGTCAATTCAGTCCAGGAAAAGAATATTTCCGCCGGCCGGTCAAAGACGACAACCCTACAGCATAAGGACCCTGAAGTTATTTCAATGGTGAGCGGCGTTGAGAGCGCGCTCCCGATGCTGTACCAAGCACTAGGAAAGGTTTCGACTTTGGAGGAGAAAACTTTTGACGCAGGCCTGGTCACGTATCATATTGTTTGCTTGTACGAAACCGCAATGAAGATGCTAGGACAGCACTGCAAAGACAGATCGGCGCAGCTATTGGCTACCACGACAAATGGGAAATTAGCCAAGAAGCAGAACGCAAGATCGAAGCGGGCACAACGAAAGACAGACGACGAGGTAGCTGGTCAGATTACTCGCCTGCTAGGGACGATGATACTATTGCTGGATCTAACCCGTGCAGAGCACCAAAATATTCTCGAGGGAGCTCTATTCATTCTGCTGAACCGTGTTGGAAGATTCTTATGCCTGTTTGTCTTTAAGGAATTGCAATTACGGCCTGATCTCCGAGTTGATCCTGCGCAGCTCCCGCTTCCCCAAGGCCTGAAGGACGTCAGTTTGAACGAACAGTCGATTTGTGCAGCAAAGATGGAATCCAAGCATCTCATCTGGGTACTGGAGAGGGCACTTGCTCACTTGGAGACCAGTACATCCTCTCCATCGTCCCGGGAGTTTACATCCAAGATCAAAGGACGTCTTCAGAGTACACTGCTTCAAGCTATGTATGGCACAGATGATGAGTGTTTTCAGGAGGCGCTGCGTCGTTCTGTTGCCCCCGATATACTGGAATTTGACAGGTTGCGCTCTTGTGCTCAGGTTCCGGAACAGACTGTTGCTGACTGGTTTACTCAAGAGGTCTGGAGGCTTGTAGGATGGGAACTTGTGGTGAAAAAGGAACAGGAAACCTAG
- a CDS encoding amidohydrolase family protein (COG:S;~EggNog:ENOG410PH41;~InterPro:IPR006680,IPR032466,IPR032465;~PFAM:PF04909;~go_function: GO:0016787 - hydrolase activity [Evidence IEA];~go_function: GO:0016831 - carboxy-lyase activity [Evidence IEA]), with translation MPFIVDIHTHVYPQSYLDMLRARKTVPYMHDPSTPDAPPRLIILSSDDDPSIPLDKRGRPVDSSYSDVNVKLEFMRRHGINVSVISLANPWLDFVEPDQARTWAERINDDLDATCANVNKESNERLFAFGALPLSAPSADIVVGEVERLKMLPHLRGVIMGTSGLGNGLDDEKLEPIWDALQNTDTMLFLHPHYGLPDEAFGGPDTINRYGHVLPLALGFPLETTIAVTRMLLAGVFDRFPRLKILLAHSGGTLPFLAGRIESCIRHERRFVANGGDLPGPHRSVWDILNTNIYLDAVVYGTAGLKAAVAAGGEDRLLFGTDHPFFPPLDCKEKEVWPSVATNYEAIQDAFDTDEKDVAAVLGGNAARILNITN, from the exons ATGCCATTCATAGTCGATATCCATACCCATGTCTATCCTCAGTCCTACCTGGACATGCTCCGGGCCCGGAAAACCGTCCCCTACATGCACGATCCCTCGACGCCCGACGCTCCCCCGCGCCTTATTATTCTTTCCTCTGACGATGACCCGTCGATACCCCTCGACAAGCGCGGTCGGCCGGTTGATTCCTCGTACTCTGATGTCAATGTGAAGTTGGAATTTATGCGCCGGCATGGGATTAATGTTAGCGTTATATCTCTTGCGAACCCATGGTTAGATTTCGTCGAACCCGATCAGGCTCGGACTTGGGCTGAGCGGATTAATGATGATCTCGATGCGACATGTGCGAACGTCAATAAGGAAAGTAACGAAAGACTCTTCGCTTTCGGAGCGCTTCCATTGAGTGCTCCCAGCGCGGACATTGTTGTCGGGGAGGTTGAAAGATTAAAGATGCTGCCGCATCTGCGGGGAGTAATCATGGGAACATCAGGACTGGGAAACGGCCTCGACGATGAAAAGTTAGAACCCATTTGGGACGCATTGCAGAACACAGATACTATGTTGTTTTTGCACCCCCACTACGGCCTCCCGGATGAAGCCTTCGGAGGCCCGGACACCATTAACCGGTACGGCCACGTCCTCCCCCTGGCGTTAGGGTTTCCACTCGAAACCACCATCGCCGTTACCCGGATGCTGCTGGCGGGTGTATTCGATCGCTTTCCTCGATTGAAGATCCTACTTGCTCATTCGGGAGGAACGCTTCCTTTCCTCGCTGGTCGGATCGAGAGCTGTATTCGCCATGAACGGAGATTCGTCGCGAATGGTGGCGATTTGCCCGGACCGCATAGGAGTGTGTGGGACATTCTTAATACGAATATTTATCTTGATGCTGTGGTGTATGGCACGGCTGGGTTAAAAGCGGCTGTCGCGGCGGGTGGGGAGGATCGTTTGTTGTTCG GTACCGATCACCCGTTCTTCCCACCACTTGATtgcaaggagaaggaggtgtgGCCGAGTGTGGCGACGAACTATGAAGCAATTCAGGACGCGTTTGATACGGACGAAAAAGATGTTGCCGCTGTCTTGGGAGGAAACGCAGCTCGTATTTTGAATATAACTAATTAG
- a CDS encoding isopenicillin N synthase family dioxygenase (COG:Q;~EggNog:ENOG410PFG6;~InterPro:IPR026992,IPR027443,IPR005123;~PFAM:PF03171,PF14226;~go_function: GO:0016491 - oxidoreductase activity [Evidence IEA];~go_process: GO:0055114 - oxidation-reduction process [Evidence IEA]), with the protein MATISNQPASTVVDMDDIQIPIIDFAPFLSGTPAEKHSVALSVTDAFRNSGFLYLKDHGIPPSVVSEIFASSARFFARPQNQKDSLRWTGPESNRGYIATGQEKLAPLEDTAGIGDLRAVSPDLKESIEIGREGAPGMPNQWPAHIDEEGQSFKQTMLSFFETCKTLHMQIMQAIALGMNLPEHFFDEFIDAGDNILRLLHYPPVPKDIFQRQPGQVRAGEHSDYGSITLLFQDARGGLQVRSPKGTFIDVTPIPDTIVVNAGDLLARWANDAITSTRHRVVEPPAPVSAADEGEYPARYSVAYFCNPNMDQVIEALPGTYDEQGGRKYAGIKTSDYMVQRLGATI; encoded by the exons ATGGCTACCATATCAAACCAGCCAGCATCTACAGTTGTGGATATGGATGACATACAGATTCCT ATTATCGATTTCGCGCCTTTTCTGTCCGGCACGCCAGCAGAAAAGCATTCCGTGGCCCTCTCTGTGACCGACGCATTCAGAAACTCAGGCTTCCTATACCTAAAGGACCATGGAATCCCACCGTCGGTGGTATCCGAGATATTCGCCTCCTCAGCACGCTTTTTCGCTCGGCCGCAAAATCAGAAAGACAGTCTGCGCTGGACCGGTCCCGAGTCCAACCGCGGGTATATCGCAACAGGACAAGAGAAACTAGCTCCATTAGAGGATACCGCTGGGATTGGGGACCTGCGAGCTGTCAGTCCAGATCTCAAAGAGTCAATAGAAATAGGACGAGAAGGGGCACCCGGAATGCCGAACCAATGGCCCGCCCACATCGACGAAGAAGGACAGTCCTTCAAACAAACCATGCTCTCATTCTTCGAAACCTGCAAGACCCTACACATGCAAATTATGCAAGCGATCGCCCTAGGCATGAACCTCCCAGAGCACTTCTTCGATGAATTCATCGACGCAGGCGATAACATCCTCCGCCTGCTGCACTACCCACCCGTCCCAAAAGACATCTTTCAACGACAACCGGGACAGGTCCGCGCTGGAGAGCATAGCGACTACGGCTCCATAACGCTGCTTTTCCAAGATGCTCGGGGCGGGCTGCAAGTGCGCAGTCCGAAGGGGACTTTTATCGATGTGACTCCTATTCCAGATACTATTGTTGTTAATGCGGGTGACTTGCTCGCGAGGTGGGCTAATGATGCTATTACGAGTACGCGGCATCGGGTTGTTGAACCGCCTGCACCTGTGTCGGCTGCGGATGAGGGAGAGTATCCTGCGCGGTATAGTGTTGCTTATTTCTGCAATCCGAATATGGATCAAGTTATTGAGGCGCTGCCAGGGACGTATGATGAgcaaggaggaagaaagtATGCGGGGATCAAGACGTCGGATTACATGGTTCAACGACTGGGTGCGACTATATGA
- a CDS encoding uncharacterized protein (COG:Q;~EggNog:ENOG410PW3M;~InterPro:IPR036291,IPR002347;~go_process: GO:0055114 - oxidation-reduction process [Evidence IEA]), whose translation MAFLPLLDAANKRQPPSTPGTISPPRAQVIVNSSIAGWFHVVYPSVPYTLTKPALTQMVKLLSTTFAPHDIRVNGIAPGVYATEYISSLYGGYERITSYGRYCGASPLYGECFWGKSQR comes from the coding sequence ATGGCGTTCTTGCCGTTGCTTGACGCTGCGAACAAGCGACAGCCACCGTCGACTCCCGGCACAATCTCACCCCCAAGGGCTCAAGTCATCGTCAATTCGTCGATTGCTGGATGGTTTCATGTGGTGTATCCAAGTGTCCCATATACATTAACCAAGCCCGCTCTGACGCAGATGGTCAAGTTGCTTTCGACAACGTTTGCGCCCCATGATATCCGTGTTAACGGTATTGCACCGGGCGTCTACGCAACTGAGTACATTTCGAGCTTATACGGTGGCTATGAACGCATTACATCTTACGGGAGATATTGTGGGGCTTCTCCTCTATATGGCGAGTGTTTCTGGGGGAAATCTCAACGGTAG
- a CDS encoding SDR family NAD(P)-dependent oxidoreductase (COG:Q;~EggNog:ENOG410PW3M;~InterPro:IPR036291,IPR002347;~go_process: GO:0055114 - oxidation-reduction process [Evidence IEA]), whose amino-acid sequence MSQFDPSRLFSVNGQVAVITGAGSGLGRAMAQALAANCASKIFIIGRRLGALQETAKGGPDGTIIPVQGDITSKESFQAAYETISSQTEYVDLLIANSGVVEPNPKPLFQSPGPDTRQPRRDPRETLVYPRGGLFARSPD is encoded by the exons ATGTCGCAGTTTGATCCATCCAGATTATTCTCGGTCAATGGCCAGGTTGCCGTCATAACCGGCGCTGGAAGTG GCCTAGGGCGAGCAATGGCTCAGGCCCTCGCCGCAAATTGCGCCTCCAAAATCTTCATCATTGGTCGACGACTCGGGGCATTGCAAGAGACAGCCAAAGGAGGACCGGACGGCACAATAATCCCCGTCCAGGGAGACATTACATCAAAGGAGTCCTTCCAAGCAGCCTACGAGACAATCTCCTCACAGACCGAATATGTCGATCTGTTGATAGCCAACAGCGGCGTCGTCGAGCCAAACCCAAAGCCCTTATTTCAATCCCCCGGCCCCGACACCCGACAACCTCGAAGAGATCCGAGAGAAACTCTGGTCTATCCCCGAGGAGGACTTTTTGCTCGTTCTCCAGACTAA